The Dysgonomonadaceae bacterium PH5-43 region AATGTTGCATTGGTGTGACCGTGCAGGCCTGCAACGCCATAACCGCCATCAATCTTGGCCTGTTTAACCTTAATCGTCGAACCGCGCCAGTCACCCAACTTGGTCAAACCGGACGCAGGCGCACCATCAACATCAACAGTCATCTGATCCATAACAAAGTTATCCAATTTTTTCGCATCCGCGCCATAGCTGGCGGTGTCGGTCGCAAAATATACGCCCGCATCATATTTGCCAGACAATCTGGACGCACCATTCACACCATTAACACGGAACAACTTATTATTGTTATATTTTCCATCGTTCACAATGTTATAATGATCAATCGCAAAGTCAGCATCGATTTCTAAACCATGTTCGCCAGTCTTGACATTATTATTGGTAATGTTAACGTTTTCTGTTGTCGCTAGGGTCTTTAACATCGTTATATGACTCTTTTTGGACGCTGTTAAACCACGTACTTCGCCATTGTTTGATGAACGTAATACGGATTTAGCTGAACGGACTTCACTTGTTCCACTTGCCAATATTTCATTAAATACAAAAGTTATTGATTCTGCATCGTCTTTTCTGTCTGGGATAAGAGAAAGTAGACTATACATTTCATCGACATTATTGACGATCCAATCTTTGCTTGAATCTAATACCGCGACTTGGCTGCCGCTTTCTTCAAATTCAGACAGTTCATCTTTAGGGACAATTATGGTTTCGTTAGTTTCGGGATTCGAGAGCAGTGTAAATTCGCCACCGAAAACGTTTTTGTATTCATCGTTGGTTAGCGTTACTAAGCCGATGGGATAAACACCGAAGTTATCGCTGGAAGATCGTAAAGTATTTGTATCGATATCCGGATTTTGGGACCAATCGACACGAATATTTGTTTGTCGCTTAAACTCTCCTAAAAATTTCAATATCTCTTTTTCTTCTGCTAAAACACCGATGTTATTTGTAATGTAGACATTCACGAGTTCATTGGTGCCGTTTGCAGTCCTGAGTATATCCGTTGCTTTATCGTTTAATTCGGCAATGCAGGAAATGCCGAAATTATTGGCTTCGCTATCTGTTAATGTGGGCTCGTCGTCTCCGCAGGAAACAATAAATAAAGATACAATGCTGACAGTCAGATTTAAAACAGATCGTTTTATCAGACCTTTTGGTTTGTAGAGTTTTATCTTTGCATTTTTCATCTTATAAGTATTTTACATTTTTTAATGCCACAAATGTAATATTAATAATTAGTAAAGCATCTATTTTTTTTGATAAAAATACAGGATTAACTCATGAAAAATCAAAAAAAACATATTTATCAAGATTGAATAACCTTTGTGTAAATAAATTTTAAGGAGGTAAATTACACGCATTGATGGTATCGATGAAAGAATTGTATGGCTGGTTAGTTCTGCTTGGTTTGTTTTGCCTATTATTGTTTGCTGCTAAAGAGAGTTCTATTAGCCCTAAATCAGCTATTCACCCTACTTATCGTTCTATCAGACGATTTATAAAACATCAGCTACGAATGGATAAAAAGGAAGATGACTCAGAAGAATAGACAGTTGCTACACTATTTCTTCATATAATATGCCTTTTCTTCTGGGGATAAATGCTCGATAGAATACCTTAGAGCTGTGCGAGGAAGACTTTTGTAATGAATATCAAGGAAGTCTATTAAAGTTTCTTTGTGTCGTTTTCCAACTTCACGAAGCATCCAACCTACAGCTTTGTGCATTAGGTCGTGTTTATGATTCATAAGTTTTATGGCCAAAGACAAAGTGTCGTCGAATTGCAGATTTTTAATAAAAGTCCAAGTAGATACAATAGATATACGTTGTTCCCAAAGGTTATTGCTTTCAGCTAATGAATAAAGAACACTTCTATCTTCTTTGTCAAGGAGATAAACGCCTAACAAATCTCTACAACTCATATCAACCAAATCCCAGTTGTTGGCTTTTTGAGTATTAAGTAGATAGAAGTCTATAATCTCTTTTCGTTTCTTTTCGTCTTTCTCTTTCTTAAAGTCCTTAATCAATAAGAAGAAACCGGCTAATCGAGCCTCGTGATATTCCGAATCTATGAGAATTTGTATCTCACTCAAAGGTAGTATAGGACATTTCTTAACAATATCGCGAGTTAGAGGAACAACAATGCCTAAGAAGTTATCACCTTCTGCATATTCTCCTTTGCCTGTTTTGAAAAAATATTTAAGATGCTCAGCTTTCGCAGCATCAGCAACAGAGTGTAGTTCTTGTAGAACGAACTGGGCATTCATTACTTATATAACTTCTTTCTTAACTCTTTTATTTCGTCTGATACGATATAGTCATCATAATCCATACGCTTGTCGATTATACCATTAGGAGTTAATTCTATTATACGATTACAAATGGTTTGAATAAACTCGTGGTCGTGGCTCGACATAAGCACTATGCCTTTAAAGCTCTTTAGTGTATTGTTGAATGCCTGAATAGACTCTAAGTCTAAGTGGTTAGTAGGGGAGTCTAACACCATACAATTAGCATTCTTAAGCATCATACGAGAAATCATACAACGCATTTTTTCTCCTCCTGAAAGTACACTTGCTTTCTTTAGAACTTCTTCTCCAGAGAAAAGCATCTTACCCAAATAACCTTTAAGATACACTTCGAGAGTTTCGTCGGAGAACTGAGCTATCCAGTCAACCAAATTCATATCGGTATTGAAGAAAGATGAATTATCGAGAGGCAGATAAGCATTAGTAATAGTTTGTCCCCAATCGAAAGTTCCTTCATCAGCAGTTTGCTCATCATTAATTATTTGGAAGAAAGCAGTCATAGCTCGAGGATCTTTAGAAAGGAAAACAATCTTATCTTCTTTTTCAACGTTAAAAGATACACTCTTGAATAATGTTTCTCCATCAATACTTGCAGCAAGTCCGTTTACTTCAAGTATTTTGTTTCCTGTTTCACGTTCAGGAGTGAATATAATACCAGGATATTTACGAGAAGAAGGTTTAATCTCGTCTACATTAAGTTTTTCCAACATCTTCTTGCGTGAAGTTGTTTGTTTAGATTTAGCAACGTTGGCACTAAAGCGACGAATAAACTCTTCTAATTCTTTCTTCTTTTCTTCAGCTTTCTTGTTTTGTTGTTGCTGCTGACGTAGAGCTAATTGCGATGACTCGTACCAGAAACTGTAGTTTCCAGAGAATAGTTTAATGTCGCCATAGTCAATATCAACAGTATGAGTACAAACCGAATCGAGGAAGTGGCGGTCGTGCGAAACAACCAACACAGTATTGTCAAATTCCGAAAGGTAGTGCTCTAACCACATTACGGTGTCTATATCTAAGTCGTTGGTAGGCTCATCAAGAAGAAGGTTATCAGGTTTACCAAATAAAGCTTGAGCCAAAAGTATACGCACCTTTTCTTTACCACTAATATCTTTCATCATAGAGTAGTGCATATCTTCTTTAATGCCCAGCCCGCTAAGTAGATTGGCGGCATCACTTTCGGCATTCCAACCTTCTAACTCGGCAAATCGCTCTTCGAGTTCGGCGGCTTTAACACCATCTTCGTCAGAGAAATCAGGTTTAGCATAAAGAGCATCTTTCTCTTGCATTATATTCCATAACACAGTGTGTCCTCTTAACACAGCCTCCATAACTGTACAATCGTCGTAAGCGAAGTGGTCTTGTCTTAACACTGATAATCTTTCGCCCGAACCAAACGAAACAGAACCCGAAGTAGGGTCTAAATCGCCGCTCAAAGCTCTTAAGAAAGTTGATTTTCCGGCACCGTTAGCTCCGATAATACCGTAGCAGTTGCCTGGTGTAAACTTCAAATTAACGTCTTGGAATAAAACTCTTTTACCAAATTGGATTGCTAAATTACTTACTGTGATCATTACTCTTTTCCCTGAATTATTAATTAAGGGGCAAAGGTAATGATTTTTTACTCTTAGACAATAACATAAAATGTCAAAGTATAACAGCTAATGCTCCAACGGCTATAACTATCCAAAGTATAACACCTTCTAATACTGGTTTAATCCCTACCTGTCGGATAGCTTTAGGGGATAGAGTTCCTCCTATTAAAAATAAGGTCATAGAAAGGAAGCAGTGAGAAGTGCCAGATATGAAGCGAAGAACTAAGTCCGGAATATCTATGTAAGTATTAATGACCATAGCTATGATAAACAAAAATATAAACCAAGGGATTGTTATTCCACGGTTTTTACTTTTAGAGAAAAAGAGTAACGATACGAGCGACAAAGGAATTATCCAAAGAGCACGAGTAAGCTTTACAGTGGTAGCAACAGCTAAAGCTTCTGGTCCGTATTCAGCTCCTGCGCCCACTACCGAACTGGTATCGTGAATAGCAATAGCAGCCCATAATCCAAACTGTTGTTCGGTAAGTTCCAGCCAATGTCCAATAGGAGGGAAGATGAATAACGCTATTGCATTTAATGTGAAAATAATAGCTAACGACATAGAAGTTTCGTTTTCATCGGCATTAACAACCGGAGAAATAGCAGCAATAGCACTTCCTCCGCATATAGCGGTTCCAGATGATATTAGATACGATAACTTAGTAGGTATTTTCAGCCAACGCCCTACGAAGTAACCTATAATCATCACTCCTGTTACTGAAACTATGGTGAATAACATTCCGTCTCCACCAGTTTTAAGTGATTCGTGCAGATTCATACCAAACCCTAACCCAACAACAGCTACTTGAAGTAGATATTTTGAGATTTTCTTGCTTTGCTTAGAATAAGGATTCTTTAATAATAAAGCAAACACAATACCTGTGAACAATGCAATAGCTGGGGAGAAAAACGCCGAAGCTAAAAATAGTGCGATAAATAGATAACGATTCATATACGCTGCGAAGTTAATATTATTTGTTGTAAACAAAACAGAATTTAAGAAACAATAGTTGTATTGTTAGATACAAAAAACGAGGTATTCTACATTTTAGAATACCTCGCTCCTTTCTATATAGAAGTATTATTACTTAATAACTTTACATACTACAGTATCTTTGTCGGTACTAAGTTTTACAATATAAGTGCCTTTTGCTAAATTAGAAACATCGATTGCATTTGTTGCATTCGTTTGATTATAAACAATAGCTCCTGATAAAGAGTATATTGAAATTTTAGTTATTTTATCAGTAGAATCTATATATAACATATCGGCATATACATATACTTCTATTGAGTCTGTATTAAAGTTATCAATAGATGACAATTTCTTTACTGTCAATTCCTGAGTAACAGGAGTCGCAGCTTCGTATTCGTCGTTACCGGCTTGCGATGCAGTAATAGTAGTTGTACCTTCTGCAACAATATGGATTTTACCGTCTACTATAGTTGCAACAGTTTCATCAGAGCTTGTGTAGCTTACTTCTAAACCAGAGCTAGCAGTTGCTCCAGGAGTGAAATCTTTATCACCAACAGTAACTTCAGTTAAAGCATCGAAAGTAATTGTTTGTGATTTTTTATTTACAGTTATTCCGCACTCTGCTTTAAAGCCTCCATCTTCAGTAGTAACAGTTATTGTTGCAGTTCCAGCTGCTATAGCTGTTACTAAACCTGTTTCAGAAACAGTTGCTACAGATTCGTCGCTACTACTCCAAGTAGTATTCTTATTGTCTGCATTTGCAGGTTCTATAGTTGCTGTAAGCTGTTCGGTTTCATCAATGATTAGTTCAAGCGTTGTTTTGTCTAAGCTTACTCCAGTTACAAGTGTTGCCTCTTGGATAATTGTTCCGAAATTTTCCCAAACAGTCGCATCTTGATATACCGCTTTTGTCCCTTTAGGAACATAAAGTGTAGCATTAGCTATATCTACATTC contains the following coding sequences:
- a CDS encoding hypothetical protein (product_source=Hypo-rule applied; superfamily=51126), with the protein product MKNAKIKLYKPKGLIKRSVLNLTVSIVSLFIVSCGDDEPTLTDSEANNFGISCIAELNDKATDILRTANGTNELVNVYITNNIGVLAEEKEILKFLGEFKRQTNIRVDWSQNPDIDTNTLRSSSDNFGVYPIGLVTLTNDEYKNVFGGEFTLLSNPETNETIIVPKDELSEFEESGSQVAVLDSSKDWIVNNVDEMYSLLSLIPDRKDDAESITFVFNEILASGTSEVRSAKSVLRSSNNGEVRGLTASKKSHITMLKTLATTENVNITNNNVKTGEHGLEIDADFAIDHYNIVNDGKYNNNKLFRVNGVNGASRLSGKYDAGVYFATDTASYGADAKKLDNFVMDQMTVDVDGAPASGLTKLGDWRGSTIKVKQAKIDGGYGVAGLHGHTNATFRTFSTPNTAKFGATTFQFEEKPALGIWVDSKGVLPTGRVPGGLAVDTMYVGGGDYTYEKMMDGRISFYSMDFDTIPLVFCEKPVTFAKVALTGYYLKSLREFATWAHFELDLDPAKTIIGMDQEDIDAQGGEKGVLDFLKSRYVVKNGHMMNIIIMDENQH
- a CDS encoding hypothetical protein (product_source=Hypo-rule applied; transmembrane_helix_parts=Inside_1_6,TMhelix_7_24,Outside_25_61) translates to MVSMKELYGWLVLLGLFCLLLFAAKESSISPKSAIHPTYRSIRRFIKHQLRMDKKEDDSEE
- a CDS encoding ATPase subunit of ABC transporter with duplicated ATPase domains (product_source=COG0488; cath_funfam=3.40.50.300; cog=COG0488; pfam=PF00005,PF12848; smart=SM00382; superfamily=52540), yielding MITVSNLAIQFGKRVLFQDVNLKFTPGNCYGIIGANGAGKSTFLRALSGDLDPTSGSVSFGSGERLSVLRQDHFAYDDCTVMEAVLRGHTVLWNIMQEKDALYAKPDFSDEDGVKAAELEERFAELEGWNAESDAANLLSGLGIKEDMHYSMMKDISGKEKVRILLAQALFGKPDNLLLDEPTNDLDIDTVMWLEHYLSEFDNTVLVVSHDRHFLDSVCTHTVDIDYGDIKLFSGNYSFWYESSQLALRQQQQQNKKAEEKKKELEEFIRRFSANVAKSKQTTSRKKMLEKLNVDEIKPSSRKYPGIIFTPERETGNKILEVNGLAASIDGETLFKSVSFNVEKEDKIVFLSKDPRAMTAFFQIINDEQTADEGTFDWGQTITNAYLPLDNSSFFNTDMNLVDWIAQFSDETLEVYLKGYLGKMLFSGEEVLKKASVLSGGEKMRCMISRMMLKNANCMVLDSPTNHLDLESIQAFNNTLKSFKGIVLMSSHDHEFIQTICNRIIELTPNGIIDKRMDYDDYIVSDEIKELRKKLYK
- a CDS encoding 3-methyladenine DNA glycosylase AlkD (product_source=COG4912; cath_funfam=1.25.40.290; cog=COG4912; pfam=PF08713; superfamily=48371), which encodes MNAQFVLQELHSVADAAKAEHLKYFFKTGKGEYAEGDNFLGIVVPLTRDIVKKCPILPLSEIQILIDSEYHEARLAGFFLLIKDFKKEKDEKKRKEIIDFYLLNTQKANNWDLVDMSCRDLLGVYLLDKEDRSVLYSLAESNNLWEQRISIVSTWTFIKNLQFDDTLSLAIKLMNHKHDLMHKAVGWMLREVGKRHKETLIDFLDIHYKSLPRTALRYSIEHLSPEEKAYYMKK
- a CDS encoding putative integral membrane protein (TIGR00698 family) (product_source=TIGR00698; cog=COG2855; pfam=PF03601; superfamily=48317; tigrfam=TIGR00698; transmembrane_helix_parts=Outside_1_9,TMhelix_10_32,Inside_33_43,TMhelix_44_61,Outside_62_70,TMhelix_71_93,Inside_94_99,TMhelix_100_122,Outside_123_131,TMhelix_132_154,Inside_155_160,TMhelix_161_180,Outside_181_194,TMhelix_195_212,Inside_213_218,TMhelix_219_241,Outside_242_245,TMhelix_246_268,Inside_269_280,TMhelix_281_299,Outside_300_300); this translates as MNRYLFIALFLASAFFSPAIALFTGIVFALLLKNPYSKQSKKISKYLLQVAVVGLGFGMNLHESLKTGGDGMLFTIVSVTGVMIIGYFVGRWLKIPTKLSYLISSGTAICGGSAIAAISPVVNADENETSMSLAIIFTLNAIALFIFPPIGHWLELTEQQFGLWAAIAIHDTSSVVGAGAEYGPEALAVATTVKLTRALWIIPLSLVSLLFFSKSKNRGITIPWFIFLFIIAMVINTYIDIPDLVLRFISGTSHCFLSMTLFLIGGTLSPKAIRQVGIKPVLEGVILWIVIAVGALAVIL